A portion of the Pseudoalteromonas luteoviolacea genome contains these proteins:
- a CDS encoding non-ribosomal peptide synthetase: MAPTLLQETFGMMQKYIDAYPQGLGLSVQQKQHLSTHENSTPAVHSVLVPIASDLSVSVINQRASAIAQQQLILQFAFVQIEGQGEIHQMPAEPATSVCEALDVAADLTAVERAKLIPVSLNAAQGHNIQLSHFEARQQTYLLVHANALALDIASVYEYIDGLVHGTECDDEVIQYPDFLAWVTETNSAPEAAQGAAYWQQVGNQLQQLDKHFHLPYRNAPEVSDRQTQQSLAITLDSSLLQRIDNLAEQLELESDVILQATWWLLLARISQNKGFVGGLGYDARQISEELEGALGVYQLHLPLAIEVNPTQTLSAWLNHFDFQNEQHVEWAESFAGNAQYGINTAPSCLMQVWHGEAQGQLLRLDDGSELHLMCVLQEDDAQLTLHHDSQAYSADAVQALLAQYQHLLMHLGNQLHTPIGALSIATEQEQQRHLGLNRPATDVPLLFDKITQFAQQTNVLALTDGQQNLDYVALDNRLLHIAQVLKNNGVVSNDIVTVALPRSFEQVLVILAIQRLGAAYCPVDPVWPEARQAQIISAAGASCHISEQSSDQALGLAALLSEAEQLTAVDNIALPNAQQAAYVLFTSGSTGTPKGVVIEHGQLAHYCFGSSEALNLGAERYGLTSTVAADIGNTCLFNAFYNGGSLIVAPEQAVREGQAFAQFVTAHQVEVVKIVPSHLQALLEAEPKALPHKLILGGEASAPTLLQKIHQLSPSTEIYNHYGPTEATVGVLSHQYHDLTSFSGTVAKLSKAFSGTSIYILNEQGALCAMGEQGELHIAGTQLARGYLSKSENDGFIIDSPWAPRLYPTGDVARYMPDGSISLSGRKDDQVQIRGFRVEPNDVAAAVSRCLTSVGCYVTAHKVAGQTALVAYLTGFSYQGEVTLGLLTGDVNQYLQTSLREQLPEAMVPQFFVALEQLPLLANGKVDRSQLPDVAKLQTHHYVAPNSQLETWLADALANILEVDKVSCDASFFDLGGHSLAAIKLVTRIKQQLLMDVEPTLVFDNATIVKFAAALSAQHSNPQKLEKIAMTQLKLATLSPEQRKALQQKLGLGS; this comes from the coding sequence ATGGCTCCAACTTTACTGCAAGAGACATTTGGCATGATGCAAAAGTATATTGATGCATATCCGCAGGGCCTTGGCCTGAGTGTTCAACAAAAACAACATCTTTCAACACATGAAAACAGTACACCTGCAGTGCACAGTGTATTGGTGCCGATCGCGTCAGATTTAAGCGTGTCAGTGATAAACCAGCGAGCGTCAGCGATTGCGCAGCAGCAGCTGATTTTGCAGTTTGCATTTGTGCAAATCGAGGGGCAAGGCGAGATCCATCAGATGCCTGCTGAACCTGCTACATCCGTTTGTGAAGCACTAGATGTTGCTGCGGACTTAACGGCGGTAGAACGTGCAAAGCTGATCCCAGTGTCTTTAAATGCAGCGCAGGGACACAATATACAATTAAGTCATTTTGAGGCCCGGCAGCAAACCTATTTATTGGTCCATGCCAATGCGCTGGCCTTAGATATTGCCAGTGTTTATGAATATATTGATGGATTAGTGCATGGCACTGAGTGTGATGATGAGGTGATCCAATACCCGGACTTTTTAGCCTGGGTGACAGAGACAAATTCTGCGCCAGAAGCGGCTCAAGGGGCGGCTTACTGGCAACAAGTGGGCAATCAATTACAGCAGCTTGATAAGCATTTTCACTTACCTTATCGCAATGCGCCGGAGGTCAGTGACAGGCAAACTCAGCAAAGTCTGGCGATCACTTTGGACTCATCGTTATTGCAGCGCATCGATAACTTGGCCGAGCAACTTGAATTAGAAAGTGATGTCATTTTGCAGGCGACGTGGTGGTTATTGCTCGCTAGGATCAGTCAAAATAAGGGCTTTGTCGGTGGTCTTGGCTATGATGCCAGACAGATCAGCGAAGAGCTTGAGGGGGCACTGGGTGTATATCAATTGCATTTACCGCTGGCCATTGAAGTGAATCCCACACAAACCCTCAGTGCGTGGTTGAATCACTTTGACTTCCAAAATGAGCAGCATGTTGAATGGGCTGAGTCCTTTGCTGGCAATGCCCAATATGGCATAAACACCGCGCCGAGCTGTCTGATGCAGGTATGGCACGGTGAGGCGCAGGGTCAGCTGCTACGTCTAGATGATGGCAGTGAGCTACATTTGATGTGTGTGCTACAAGAGGATGATGCGCAACTAACACTGCATCATGATAGCCAAGCCTACAGTGCGGATGCCGTACAGGCACTGCTAGCGCAGTATCAACACCTGTTGATGCACTTGGGTAACCAGCTTCACACGCCAATTGGTGCATTGTCCATTGCGACTGAGCAAGAGCAACAGCGCCACTTGGGGCTAAATCGCCCAGCCACTGATGTGCCTTTGCTATTTGATAAAATCACGCAGTTTGCGCAGCAAACTAATGTATTGGCACTGACCGACGGGCAGCAAAACCTTGATTACGTAGCATTAGATAACCGTTTGTTGCACATTGCCCAGGTCCTGAAAAATAATGGCGTAGTCAGTAATGACATCGTCACTGTGGCTTTGCCACGCAGCTTCGAGCAAGTTTTGGTGATTTTAGCCATTCAACGTTTGGGCGCGGCTTATTGTCCTGTTGATCCGGTGTGGCCCGAAGCACGCCAAGCGCAAATCATATCTGCGGCGGGCGCCTCGTGCCATATTAGCGAGCAAAGCAGTGACCAGGCTTTAGGTCTAGCGGCGCTACTCAGTGAGGCTGAACAACTGACTGCCGTGGACAACATTGCTTTACCTAATGCGCAGCAAGCTGCCTATGTGTTGTTTACTTCAGGCTCCACAGGTACCCCCAAAGGCGTGGTGATTGAGCATGGCCAATTGGCCCATTACTGCTTTGGTTCCAGTGAGGCACTTAACTTGGGGGCTGAGCGTTATGGCTTGACCTCAACCGTGGCGGCGGACATTGGTAACACCTGTTTGTTTAACGCTTTTTATAATGGGGGCAGCCTCATTGTTGCGCCTGAACAGGCAGTCAGAGAAGGACAGGCCTTTGCACAATTTGTCACAGCGCATCAGGTTGAGGTGGTGAAAATTGTGCCTTCCCATCTGCAAGCGTTATTGGAAGCTGAGCCCAAAGCACTGCCGCACAAATTAATTTTGGGTGGAGAGGCGAGTGCACCGACTTTACTACAAAAAATTCATCAACTTAGCCCAAGCACAGAAATCTATAATCACTATGGCCCTACTGAGGCGACCGTTGGCGTGTTGTCTCACCAATATCATGACTTAACCAGTTTTTCGGGCACTGTTGCCAAGTTGAGCAAGGCGTTTTCAGGTACCTCAATTTACATTCTGAACGAGCAAGGGGCGCTTTGTGCCATGGGTGAGCAAGGTGAGTTACATATTGCGGGCACACAGCTGGCCCGTGGTTATCTTAGTAAAAGTGAAAATGACGGCTTCATCATTGACAGTCCGTGGGCGCCGCGCTTATATCCTACTGGCGACGTTGCCAGATATATGCCTGATGGCAGCATCAGCTTATCTGGCCGTAAGGATGATCAGGTGCAAATTCGCGGTTTCCGTGTTGAGCCCAATGATGTTGCCGCTGCTGTGAGCCGCTGTCTTACTTCGGTAGGTTGTTATGTCACCGCCCATAAGGTGGCTGGTCAAACCGCGTTAGTGGCTTATCTGACAGGATTTAGCTATCAAGGCGAGGTAACCTTGGGCTTATTGACTGGTGATGTGAACCAATACCTTCAAACCAGTTTGCGTGAACAGCTACCTGAAGCCATGGTGCCACAGTTTTTTGTGGCACTTGAACAGTTGCCACTGCTGGCGAATGGCAAGGTTGATCGCAGCCAGCTGCCAGATGTTGCAAAGTTACAAACCCACCACTATGTCGCGCCCAACTCGCAATTAGAAACATGGTTAGCGGATGCGCTGGCAAACATTCTTGAAGTGGACAAAGTCAGTTGTGATGCAAGCTTCTTTGATCTTGGCGGTCATTCACTGGCGGCCATTAAACTGGTGACGCGCATCAAGCAGCAACTGCTGATGGATGTTGAGCCGACCTTGGTGTTTGATAATGCCACCATAGTGAAATTCGCAGCAGCGTTAAGCGCGCAGCATAGCAATCCGCAAAAATTAGAAAAAATCGCCATGACGCAATTAAAACTGGCAACACTATCGCCCGAGCAGCGCAAAGCGCTGCAGCAAAAACTCGGCTTGGGTAGCTAG
- a CDS encoding non-ribosomal peptide synthetase, whose amino-acid sequence MNNDDILDVLADELDLELLGELLAEQPEADNQIPKHPDTFGNLSFQQQRLWLQQQLTPESISYNVPRAFYIETALDIDKLQAALNALVNTHQALATRFSHDNTPRQYLVEDVQVPLSILTLDTSLQACAAVDVLGSNIVTDWFAQPFDLRRAPLMRAAWMAYGKGGILLLDNHHIASDGWSLNLILRDLVRAYFGEPLLPAELRYLDYAQWQRDALESEMGQQACSYWQDYVNFEPQHLALPKAEQASDERYAVVAKAPLSAEQTRALRQLSQQHNLTVSSLTMALYQIVLSRFSDAQQFLLGVPTAARNHPDISEIVGFFVNTQLYKNESLPERTLVEVARAVQQHTLTVIEHQLIPYEWLARELGWQQMGEQSHFQAMYNFSEYKPSSDGPMPLPLTPIVVDKFEAKFPLSLEVIEQADTLLIQFEGDPKYYDMPVLERLLASFSAFVSKLISAPDVALGNVVVEAVPAKAEQVAPAADYLSVLTQNFAMHQNHIAASDLQGTSLTYAQLDTCSAQLANYLLAEGLQSEQKVALMYERGVEMLVAMLAVLRAGGVYVPVDPKLPQSRIDYILAHSGAQLVLHNLSESVKTEVEQCNTATLTLQGYAEKAPTIMIHPAQLAYVIYTSGSTGKPKGVAISHQNLSNFLAAMQEKFALQREDTVLALTSLSFDISGLELHLPLYAGAKVSIAQLQSQLSTANLAEVSVIQATPAGWRALLAQNLIEKPVLGLCGGEALPAELAAELLEKQVTLWNMYGPTETTIWSSCQQVVSPDIHLGETVRANQFYVLDGALNPVPGGVAGELYIAGDGLARGYLNRPELSAERFIANPFCHMGSRLYRTGDLVKFNYLGQLEYLGRTDHQVKIRGFRIELGEIEAHLYQQPNVVEAVVIAEALPTGTRLVAYVAGSGLESSTLQAQLAAQLPPYMVPSVIMVLDKLPLNNSGKIDRHALPKAQDGQSEGYVEPANEQEQQLADIWQTVLKTSPIGREDDFFTLGGDSISALQLASRISETLECNCTVKDVFDAPNVAALATLLSKADSTQRPQLVKVAAQPSYELAPAQLSLWLSDQLVKAQDKHAFNISGAVTLRGALNVDLLQQAFDLVIARHASLRMRFVEHLGEASMQISEQFDFKLAVKVLMHLNEAERTAQSQQLQRDFENQPFDLTQAPLLRAMLIRLEENEYQLSVSTHHIISDGWSMSILIGDLATAYQALASQQPPSWSPLQFDYVDYASWQQTLLSGESGKALRAYWRDHLAAAPANSALPNHYPRPVQLSNEGGLVVGAFDADQTKRLKAFASEQQISLNALLLSGYFLFLHAINDKPDVVVGSDFAGRDNPALEALIGFFVRVLPQRSKLDESDLVIDFIKKIQVLSLQVMAHQALGLESLTELLDSPRVNNIQPLVQQLFVMQNTPQQQWMMDDISLEPADSLSAISSKFDSALFVIEADELQCQWVFRKQLYNPESMQQWLGRWQQCVLQLMEMSEQPVRNVISPMIQEFKTMQKAARGNSFSGLKKGLKKRAKAPAAPIKTYFLPDTEQFPILVEPTSPDLDPINWASNNRDVIDGYLKQYGGIIFRNFALQSPQEFESFADAIQPGLYGQYGDLPKKEGGKKTYKSTPYPERQMILYHNESSHLDKWPRKQWFFCELPSVVGGATPIVDCRRMLKELPQELVEKIKAKELLYVRNFIPNLDVAWQDFYKTDDKAEVEARLAASNTEFRWLENGGLQTRTKTHGVIKHHLTGEASFFNQVQLHHESCLEESVRKDLIEMVGHEYLPRNVFFGDGTPISYEEMALIGDAYERCAVRFAWQKGDVVMLDNMLAAHARDPYEEPRKIVVAMGDMVSQQQLADANTAQAEQECLA is encoded by the coding sequence ATGAACAACGACGATATTCTTGATGTGCTTGCAGATGAACTGGACCTTGAATTACTTGGTGAGCTGCTTGCTGAGCAACCAGAGGCTGATAACCAGATCCCGAAACACCCAGACACTTTTGGCAACCTGTCTTTTCAACAGCAAAGGTTGTGGCTACAACAGCAATTAACCCCAGAGTCGATTTCGTACAATGTCCCCCGTGCCTTTTACATTGAGACGGCTTTGGACATCGACAAACTACAAGCAGCGCTGAACGCTTTGGTAAACACCCACCAGGCGTTGGCAACGCGCTTTAGTCATGACAATACACCAAGGCAGTACTTGGTTGAAGATGTACAGGTGCCCTTGTCTATATTGACGTTAGATACATCATTGCAGGCGTGCGCAGCGGTTGATGTGTTGGGCTCGAATATCGTCACAGATTGGTTTGCTCAGCCGTTTGATTTGCGCCGTGCGCCGTTAATGCGCGCCGCTTGGATGGCGTATGGCAAAGGCGGGATTTTACTGTTAGACAACCATCATATTGCCAGTGATGGGTGGTCATTGAATTTGATTTTACGAGATTTAGTACGGGCCTATTTTGGTGAGCCACTATTACCCGCTGAGTTGCGATATTTAGATTATGCCCAGTGGCAGCGCGATGCCCTTGAGTCTGAAATGGGGCAGCAAGCGTGTTCGTATTGGCAAGACTATGTGAACTTTGAGCCGCAACATCTTGCACTCCCCAAAGCGGAGCAAGCGAGCGATGAGCGCTATGCCGTGGTGGCAAAAGCGCCCTTATCTGCCGAGCAAACCCGTGCACTGAGACAGCTTTCTCAGCAACATAACCTGACAGTTTCGTCGTTAACCATGGCGCTGTATCAGATAGTGTTGTCTCGCTTTAGCGACGCACAGCAGTTTTTATTGGGCGTGCCGACAGCTGCCAGAAATCATCCGGATATTAGCGAGATTGTTGGCTTTTTTGTCAATACGCAGCTGTATAAAAATGAATCATTGCCAGAGCGCACCTTAGTGGAGGTTGCCCGCGCAGTACAACAACATACCCTGACGGTTATTGAGCATCAGCTTATCCCATATGAATGGTTGGCTAGAGAACTTGGTTGGCAGCAAATGGGTGAGCAAAGTCATTTCCAAGCCATGTATAACTTTTCAGAGTACAAGCCCAGCAGTGATGGACCGATGCCACTACCACTGACGCCCATTGTGGTCGATAAGTTTGAAGCTAAGTTTCCGCTTTCATTAGAAGTGATTGAGCAAGCAGATACCTTATTGATCCAATTTGAAGGCGATCCAAAATACTATGACATGCCTGTGTTGGAGCGCTTATTGGCATCCTTTAGCGCATTTGTCTCCAAGCTGATCAGTGCACCAGATGTTGCGCTTGGGAACGTGGTAGTAGAAGCGGTGCCAGCAAAGGCAGAGCAAGTTGCGCCAGCCGCGGATTACTTGTCTGTGTTGACACAGAATTTTGCCATGCATCAGAATCACATTGCAGCATCAGATTTGCAAGGTACTTCACTGACGTATGCACAGCTTGATACATGCAGCGCGCAATTAGCCAATTACCTGTTAGCTGAGGGCTTGCAGAGCGAGCAAAAAGTCGCGCTGATGTATGAACGGGGTGTGGAGATGCTAGTGGCCATGTTGGCAGTACTGCGTGCTGGTGGCGTTTATGTGCCTGTAGACCCCAAGTTACCGCAATCACGCATTGACTATATCCTTGCGCACAGTGGTGCTCAGTTGGTGCTGCATAACCTCTCAGAATCAGTGAAGACAGAGGTTGAACAGTGCAATACAGCGACGTTAACTTTACAAGGTTATGCTGAAAAAGCCCCGACTATCATGATTCACCCTGCGCAATTGGCGTATGTGATTTATACCTCGGGTTCAACCGGTAAGCCAAAAGGGGTGGCCATTAGCCATCAAAACCTCAGTAACTTTTTAGCGGCTATGCAGGAAAAATTTGCTTTGCAGCGAGAAGATACGGTGTTGGCACTGACGTCCTTGTCGTTTGATATTTCAGGCCTTGAGTTACATTTGCCGCTGTATGCGGGAGCGAAGGTAAGCATTGCTCAGCTGCAAAGTCAGCTCAGTACCGCCAACTTGGCGGAGGTCTCTGTGATCCAAGCTACACCAGCTGGATGGCGTGCCTTGCTGGCGCAGAACTTAATTGAAAAACCTGTATTAGGTCTGTGTGGGGGTGAAGCACTCCCTGCGGAGTTGGCAGCCGAGTTACTCGAAAAGCAAGTGACTCTTTGGAACATGTATGGACCGACCGAAACCACCATTTGGTCTTCTTGTCAGCAGGTTGTGTCTCCCGATATTCACCTTGGGGAAACTGTGCGTGCGAATCAATTTTATGTTTTAGACGGCGCTTTAAATCCAGTGCCAGGTGGCGTCGCCGGTGAGTTATATATTGCGGGCGATGGTCTCGCCCGTGGCTATTTAAATCGTCCTGAGCTCAGTGCGGAGCGTTTCATTGCTAACCCATTTTGCCACATGGGCAGTCGCTTATATCGCACTGGAGATTTAGTGAAGTTCAACTACCTAGGCCAGTTGGAATACTTGGGACGCACTGATCATCAGGTGAAAATCCGTGGTTTTAGAATTGAGCTAGGTGAAATTGAAGCGCACTTATACCAGCAGCCAAATGTAGTTGAAGCCGTGGTAATAGCAGAAGCGTTACCAACTGGCACGCGCTTGGTGGCTTATGTGGCAGGGAGTGGACTTGAAAGCAGTACCCTACAAGCACAATTAGCAGCGCAATTGCCACCGTACATGGTGCCAAGTGTGATCATGGTATTGGATAAATTGCCCCTGAATAATTCAGGTAAAATTGACAGACATGCTTTGCCAAAAGCACAGGATGGCCAAAGTGAAGGCTATGTTGAGCCTGCGAACGAGCAAGAACAGCAATTGGCCGATATTTGGCAAACCGTCCTTAAGACTTCACCGATTGGCCGTGAAGATGACTTCTTTACCTTGGGCGGTGACTCCATTAGCGCCCTGCAATTGGCAAGTCGTATCAGTGAGACACTCGAGTGCAACTGCACAGTAAAAGATGTGTTCGATGCACCCAATGTCGCTGCTTTAGCTACGCTATTAAGCAAAGCAGACAGTACTCAGCGACCTCAGCTGGTCAAAGTCGCAGCTCAGCCGAGTTATGAATTAGCTCCAGCGCAGCTGAGCTTGTGGTTATCGGATCAACTGGTAAAAGCGCAAGACAAGCACGCGTTTAATATCTCAGGTGCAGTCACCTTGCGTGGCGCGCTGAATGTTGACTTGCTACAGCAAGCTTTTGACTTAGTGATTGCACGCCATGCCTCGTTGCGCATGCGCTTTGTTGAACACTTGGGTGAAGCCAGTATGCAAATCAGCGAGCAGTTTGATTTTAAACTGGCTGTGAAGGTACTGATGCATTTAAATGAAGCCGAGCGCACAGCGCAAAGCCAGCAATTGCAGCGTGATTTTGAAAATCAGCCATTTGATTTGACTCAAGCGCCGTTGCTGCGCGCCATGCTTATTCGGCTTGAAGAAAACGAGTACCAATTGTCGGTCAGCACACATCATATAATTTCCGATGGTTGGTCGATGAGCATATTAATTGGTGACTTGGCAACCGCATATCAGGCGCTTGCCAGTCAGCAACCACCGAGCTGGTCGCCATTACAGTTCGATTATGTGGATTATGCCAGCTGGCAGCAAACGCTACTCAGTGGTGAATCAGGGAAAGCGCTGAGAGCTTATTGGCGTGACCATCTGGCAGCGGCACCGGCAAACAGTGCATTACCAAACCATTACCCGCGCCCTGTGCAATTGAGTAATGAAGGTGGTTTGGTGGTGGGCGCATTTGATGCAGATCAAACCAAGCGCTTAAAAGCGTTTGCCAGTGAGCAACAAATATCACTCAATGCCTTGCTCTTATCAGGTTATTTCTTGTTCTTACATGCCATCAACGATAAACCTGATGTGGTGGTTGGCAGTGACTTTGCAGGACGTGATAATCCAGCGCTTGAAGCCCTGATTGGCTTTTTTGTGCGGGTATTACCACAGCGTAGCAAGCTTGATGAAAGTGATTTAGTAATTGATTTTATTAAAAAAATACAAGTTTTATCGCTGCAAGTGATGGCCCATCAAGCACTGGGTCTGGAGTCATTGACTGAGTTATTGGACTCCCCAAGGGTAAACAATATTCAACCATTAGTGCAGCAGCTATTTGTCATGCAAAACACCCCGCAGCAGCAATGGATGATGGATGACATTAGCCTTGAACCTGCCGACAGTCTCAGTGCGATTAGCAGTAAATTTGACAGTGCGCTTTTCGTCATTGAGGCGGATGAGTTGCAATGCCAGTGGGTGTTTAGAAAACAACTTTACAACCCTGAGAGTATGCAGCAATGGTTGGGGCGTTGGCAGCAATGCGTATTGCAACTCATGGAGATGAGCGAACAGCCTGTTCGTAATGTAATTTCGCCAATGATTCAGGAATTTAAAACTATGCAAAAAGCCGCCCGCGGAAATTCATTTTCAGGATTAAAGAAAGGTCTAAAAAAACGTGCGAAGGCACCTGCTGCGCCGATAAAAACGTATTTTTTACCAGACACTGAGCAGTTTCCCATTCTCGTAGAGCCGACGTCCCCTGATCTTGACCCAATTAACTGGGCAAGCAATAACCGTGATGTGATCGACGGTTATTTAAAGCAGTACGGAGGCATTATTTTTAGAAATTTTGCGCTGCAATCACCTCAAGAATTTGAGTCATTTGCTGATGCGATCCAGCCGGGATTATACGGCCAGTATGGCGACTTGCCGAAAAAAGAAGGCGGTAAAAAAACCTATAAGTCGACGCCTTACCCTGAGCGCCAAATGATTTTGTATCACAATGAGAGCTCTCACTTAGATAAGTGGCCGCGCAAGCAATGGTTCTTCTGTGAGTTGCCATCTGTGGTTGGCGGTGCGACGCCAATTGTGGATTGTCGCCGCATGCTCAAAGAATTACCACAGGAGCTAGTGGAAAAAATCAAAGCAAAAGAACTGCTTTATGTGCGCAACTTTATTCCAAATCTGGATGTTGCTTGGCAGGACTTTTATAAAACTGACGATAAAGCCGAGGTGGAAGCGCGACTGGCCGCCAGCAATACCGAGTTTCGTTGGCTAGAAAATGGCGGCTTGCAAACACGTACTAAAACCCATGGAGTGATCAAGCACCATCTAACGGGTGAAGCGTCTTTCTTTAATCAGGTGCAGCTGCATCACGAGTCTTGTTTAGAAGAGAGCGTGCGCAAGGATCTGATTGAAATGGTTGGCCATGAGTATTTACCACGCAATGTGTTTTTTGGTGATGGGACGCCGATCAGTTATGAAGAAATGGCCCTGATCGGTGACGCTTATGAGCGCTGCGCGGTCCGATTTGCTTGGCAAAAGGGCGACGTGGTAATGCTTGATAACATGTTGGCAGCCCATGCCCGTGACCCTTACGAAGAACCAAGAAAAATTGTCGTTGCGATGGGGGATATGGTATCTCAACAACAATTGGCTGACGCCAACACAGCGCAAGCAGAGCAGGAGTGCCTAGCATGA